One genomic window of Halorhabdus sp. CBA1104 includes the following:
- a CDS encoding MMPL family transporter, giving the protein MGLSDRLFEQVIEHSKVAIVVLLVLTVAVGAGATQVSQSSSLDQFQGQTTESAKLDYIETNFSAGESNTTSVQAIIRDENVLDKDSLTEMLAMQAELRENETVNGTLAEQNAIVGIPNIVATAGIRAEIGQQLRTTAAEFERLNRTVTRERTAIAKRATQLEQRAVRLNETAKRLQRALQTIQRRPAADARTLFEQVDANSTVTLDEEHFSTFNRSVQQLRAATNESQRKAAYTLGTQGVLRSEYQQLQRNRTALTDRTDDLESKAQRLKSVGAELQTRQSQLENASAASLSAQREQLASMNESEIDAVLGQILSQNGGSGQAFAFMPTGYEPGSPNANATMWLITQTSGGERSAGAVSDRLMDSQLAMETVLSEAATENDDAIVFGTGKISDEINRSMTDSLAIVGPLALLFVVLALIVAYRDVLDILLGVVGIGAVLIMTFGFMGWADIPFNQMFIAVPVLLIGLSIDYAIHTFMRHREERHNDHTASSVRGAMGVGLAGVGVALVWVTATTAIGFLSNLTSPVPPIQDFGIVSSVGIVAALLVFGILIPALKVEIDEFLEGRGFDRKKPAFGTGGGRFSSVLSIGATAARKAPYLLLIGAVLLSAAGAVGGSQVDTSFDQESFLAEDPPDWSKNLPEPFKPGEYSAKENLEYVNQNFLRQDSQAQILIEGPVATSEAIGEVHDARLAAGNDSVAPNVQVLSDGEPDIRSPLSVMQSVAADNETFNATFRQADTNGDGVPDQNVNAVFDDLFAIAPEPAAGVIHRTDSGYEAVRMVISVEGGTSGSAVTTQMRDIAETVDSERLTTTATGQTILFKIVQDQLLQTVIESLLITLVAVFAFLMFTYRITEGSASLGAFTLLPVVMSVSWILGTMYLLDIPFNILTGMITSLTVGLGVAYSIHLSERYNQELERAETMWDAMETAVTGTGGALLGSAATTVGGFGVLAFAILPPLQQFGIITGLTIIYAFLASVLILPSLLVIWTKYFGPDHASVDDTPRAEAVSTEE; this is encoded by the coding sequence GTGGGACTCAGTGACCGACTGTTCGAGCAAGTAATCGAGCACAGCAAGGTCGCGATCGTGGTGCTGTTGGTGTTGACGGTCGCCGTCGGTGCCGGCGCAACACAGGTATCACAATCGTCGTCGTTGGATCAGTTTCAGGGCCAAACAACGGAGTCAGCGAAGCTAGATTACATAGAGACGAATTTCTCCGCAGGAGAGTCGAATACGACGTCAGTACAGGCAATCATCCGGGACGAGAACGTCCTCGATAAGGATTCACTGACGGAGATGCTGGCAATGCAGGCCGAACTCCGCGAAAACGAGACAGTCAACGGGACGTTGGCCGAGCAAAATGCGATTGTCGGTATTCCCAACATCGTCGCGACGGCCGGCATCCGAGCGGAGATTGGCCAGCAGTTACGGACGACCGCAGCCGAATTCGAGCGACTGAACAGGACAGTCACGCGCGAGCGGACAGCGATCGCAAAACGGGCCACACAGCTCGAACAACGCGCTGTCCGACTCAACGAGACAGCAAAGAGACTCCAACGCGCCCTCCAGACAATCCAGCGCAGGCCCGCGGCGGACGCACGAACGCTGTTCGAGCAGGTCGATGCGAACTCGACGGTGACGCTGGACGAGGAGCACTTTTCGACGTTCAATCGATCGGTTCAGCAACTCCGGGCCGCAACGAACGAGTCCCAGCGTAAAGCAGCCTACACGCTTGGAACCCAGGGTGTCTTGCGCTCGGAATACCAGCAACTACAGCGCAATCGGACGGCACTCACAGACCGGACCGACGACCTCGAATCGAAGGCACAACGGCTCAAGTCAGTCGGTGCAGAGCTCCAGACACGACAGTCACAGCTGGAGAACGCGAGTGCCGCGTCGTTGTCCGCCCAGCGTGAGCAACTCGCTTCGATGAACGAGTCCGAAATCGACGCCGTCCTCGGTCAAATTCTGAGCCAAAACGGTGGGAGCGGGCAGGCGTTCGCGTTCATGCCGACCGGGTACGAGCCCGGGAGTCCGAACGCAAACGCCACGATGTGGCTTATCACCCAGACCTCCGGTGGAGAGCGCTCGGCCGGTGCTGTCAGTGATCGACTGATGGACTCTCAACTCGCGATGGAGACAGTCCTTTCGGAGGCGGCCACCGAAAACGACGACGCGATCGTCTTCGGCACGGGGAAGATATCCGACGAGATCAACCGGTCGATGACAGACTCTCTGGCCATCGTGGGGCCACTTGCACTGTTGTTCGTCGTCCTAGCCCTGATTGTCGCCTATCGGGACGTCCTGGACATTCTCCTCGGAGTCGTCGGGATCGGTGCTGTCCTCATCATGACCTTCGGGTTCATGGGCTGGGCCGATATTCCGTTCAATCAGATGTTCATCGCCGTCCCGGTGCTGTTGATCGGGCTGAGCATCGACTACGCGATCCATACCTTCATGCGCCACCGTGAGGAGCGCCACAACGACCACACCGCCAGTAGTGTGCGTGGCGCGATGGGCGTCGGGCTAGCTGGGGTCGGTGTCGCGCTGGTCTGGGTAACAGCGACGACAGCCATTGGCTTCCTCTCGAATCTCACGAGTCCGGTGCCGCCGATTCAGGACTTCGGTATCGTGAGTTCGGTCGGGATCGTGGCCGCACTGCTCGTGTTCGGGATCTTGATCCCCGCACTGAAAGTCGAAATCGACGAGTTCCTCGAAGGCCGCGGGTTCGACCGCAAAAAGCCCGCCTTTGGAACCGGTGGTGGACGGTTCAGTTCCGTGCTCAGCATCGGTGCGACGGCGGCACGCAAGGCACCGTACCTCCTGCTCATCGGTGCGGTCCTGCTCAGTGCGGCCGGTGCCGTCGGTGGGTCACAAGTCGATACGAGCTTCGATCAGGAGAGTTTCCTGGCCGAGGATCCGCCAGACTGGTCGAAAAATCTCCCAGAGCCGTTCAAGCCCGGCGAGTACTCCGCAAAAGAGAACCTCGAGTACGTAAACCAGAACTTCTTGCGCCAAGACTCCCAGGCACAGATCCTGATCGAAGGGCCGGTCGCCACGAGCGAGGCGATCGGGGAAGTACACGATGCACGCCTGGCTGCTGGCAACGATTCGGTAGCACCGAACGTCCAGGTGCTCTCAGATGGGGAGCCAGATATTCGGAGTCCGCTGTCGGTCATGCAGTCGGTCGCGGCCGACAACGAGACGTTCAACGCCACCTTCAGACAAGCCGATACGAACGGTGACGGTGTGCCCGATCAGAATGTGAACGCGGTGTTCGACGACCTGTTCGCGATCGCACCGGAACCCGCTGCTGGCGTCATCCACCGGACGGACAGCGGCTACGAGGCAGTGCGGATGGTCATCTCCGTGGAAGGTGGCACCTCAGGCAGTGCAGTGACGACTCAGATGCGAGACATCGCGGAGACAGTCGACAGTGAGCGCCTCACTACCACTGCGACGGGCCAAACGATCTTGTTCAAGATCGTTCAAGATCAGCTCCTCCAGACGGTCATCGAGAGTCTGCTCATCACCCTCGTTGCCGTCTTCGCCTTCCTGATGTTCACGTACCGCATCACGGAGGGAAGTGCCTCGCTGGGTGCCTTCACACTGCTCCCGGTCGTGATGAGCGTCAGCTGGATCCTGGGGACGATGTACCTGCTCGATATCCCGTTCAACATTCTCACGGGGATGATCACGAGCCTGACCGTCGGGCTCGGGGTGGCCTACAGCATCCACCTCAGCGAGCGGTACAACCAGGAACTCGAACGCGCCGAGACGATGTGGGACGCCATGGAGACCGCCGTCACCGGCACTGGCGGTGCGCTGTTAGGCAGCGCCGCCACGACGGTCGGTGGCTTTGGCGTGCTCGCGTTCGCGATCCTGCCACCACTCCAGCAGTTCGGCATCATCACCGGTCTGACGATCATCTACGCGTTCCTCGCGAGCGTCCTCATCTTGCCAAGTCTGCTCGTCATCTGGACGAAGTACTTTGGCCCCGACCACGCGAGCGTGGACGACACACCGAGGGCAGAAGCTGTGTCGACTGAGGAGTAA
- a CDS encoding TetR/AcrR family transcriptional regulator: protein MEHSPQAPTDGHDEIMGATYRALCEYGYADLTIKRIAEEYGKTTAAIHYHYDTKDDLLLAFLDHILGEYVSTLHEVQATDPKERLELLVDKLLMDPRDHHDLLVALAEMRNQTLHKESFSLRFTETDQYISYLLETVIEQGISAGVFRDVEPAHVAQTLLMIVNGARARSIYLDEDSIVADARQAVDEYLSAQLFVESPSNSH from the coding sequence ATGGAACATTCTCCGCAAGCCCCCACAGATGGCCACGACGAAATCATGGGTGCGACCTATCGAGCGTTGTGTGAGTACGGGTATGCGGATCTGACGATCAAACGGATCGCCGAGGAATACGGCAAAACCACTGCGGCGATCCACTATCACTACGACACGAAAGACGATCTCCTGTTGGCGTTTCTCGATCACATACTCGGCGAATACGTGAGTACGCTCCACGAGGTACAGGCGACCGATCCCAAGGAACGCCTCGAATTACTCGTCGACAAATTACTCATGGACCCGCGGGACCACCACGATCTTCTCGTCGCGCTCGCCGAAATGCGCAATCAGACCCTCCACAAGGAATCGTTCAGTCTCCGGTTCACGGAGACTGATCAATATATCAGCTATCTCCTCGAGACGGTCATCGAGCAGGGTATCTCTGCGGGAGTCTTTCGCGACGTTGAGCCGGCACACGTCGCTCAGACCCTTCTCATGATCGTCAACGGCGCACGTGCGCGCTCGATCTACTTAGACGAAGACAGCATCGTAGCCGATGCGAGACAGGCCGTTGACGAGTATCTCTCGGCACAACTATTCGTCGAGAGTCCTTCGAATAGCCACTAG
- a CDS encoding phytoene/squalene synthase family protein produces the protein MVVASSPEPDLSWCHDALQGVSRTFALTVDVLAEPMSSQICVGYLLCRVADTVEDADHIPPARQASLLRTYGAALDPASDETILAFRDAVDKWLPAPADRGPDWTVVARSPTIQATFATQPASVKRAVVPPVREMVDGMATFVQRYEASGGLRLVDRAELEEYCYYAAGTVGKLITNLLTRDGIEQTPARTLDETAIDFGLLLQLVNVAKDVYDDYTTENNVYLPAEWLAAAGIEQETMLEATNRKAAAQVVERTAAHASTFLDDAADYIDAMPLTHGNTIAAWSVPYLLSVGTLRELRDRPEDALTDGGVKISRQEVVAIVDAATEAGRDSIPDLRRTIAETPYHLAVD, from the coding sequence ATGGTAGTTGCTTCCTCCCCCGAACCGGACCTCTCGTGGTGTCACGACGCCCTACAGGGAGTCTCCCGGACATTTGCTCTGACAGTTGACGTCTTAGCGGAGCCGATGTCGTCACAGATCTGTGTGGGGTATCTCTTGTGTCGCGTGGCCGATACTGTCGAAGACGCCGATCACATTCCGCCTGCCAGGCAAGCGTCTCTCCTGAGAACGTACGGAGCTGCGCTCGATCCGGCCAGTGACGAGACGATACTGGCGTTCCGAGACGCTGTCGACAAGTGGCTGCCGGCCCCGGCCGATCGCGGTCCTGACTGGACCGTCGTCGCGCGTTCCCCGACAATCCAGGCGACGTTCGCTACTCAGCCAGCATCCGTCAAGCGAGCGGTTGTCCCGCCTGTCCGGGAAATGGTCGACGGGATGGCAACGTTCGTGCAACGATATGAGGCTTCCGGCGGACTTCGTCTCGTCGATCGTGCTGAGCTCGAGGAGTATTGCTATTATGCTGCGGGGACTGTCGGCAAGCTCATCACCAACTTACTGACGCGAGACGGAATCGAACAGACTCCTGCTCGGACGTTGGACGAGACAGCGATCGATTTCGGACTCCTCTTGCAACTGGTGAACGTCGCGAAAGACGTCTACGACGATTACACGACAGAGAACAACGTCTACTTGCCCGCCGAGTGGCTCGCAGCTGCGGGGATCGAGCAAGAGACGATGCTCGAGGCGACCAACCGGAAAGCAGCTGCCCAAGTCGTCGAACGGACTGCCGCCCACGCGTCGACATTTCTCGACGATGCTGCAGACTATATCGACGCAATGCCACTCACTCACGGTAACACGATCGCTGCGTGGTCGGTCCCATATCTGTTGAGCGTGGGGACCCTTCGCGAGTTGCGGGACCGTCCCGAGGACGCATTGACCGATGGCGGAGTGAAGATCTCTCGCCAGGAAGTGGTGGCGATCGTGGACGCAGCGACCGAGGCTGGGCGGGATTCGATCCCCGATCTTCGTCGCACTATTGCCGAAACGCCGTACCACCTCGCTGTTGACTGA
- a CDS encoding phosphate-starvation-inducible PsiE family protein: MSSADQPPTERSSDSVEPGLSTSLAERYSNAMGRFVHGVELAAATVFAGLFAIGVVDLILQIFGAVQSGSITDPLVVIGFIDTGLLLLIIVEVYQTVLAYVEENDTRRIVQLVIYTGVIAMVRKVIIFRTSEYPTLEDAVFAAGSYAIIIFALVGLLFAERVYGNGSTLLSD; encoded by the coding sequence ATGAGCAGTGCTGACCAGCCCCCCACGGAACGCTCTTCGGACAGTGTTGAACCCGGACTCTCGACGTCGTTGGCAGAACGGTACTCGAACGCAATGGGGCGGTTCGTCCATGGGGTCGAACTGGCCGCCGCAACTGTTTTTGCCGGCCTCTTCGCGATAGGGGTTGTCGATCTGATACTCCAAATATTCGGAGCCGTACAATCGGGGAGCATCACCGATCCACTCGTCGTCATTGGGTTCATCGACACTGGCCTGCTCCTGTTGATCATCGTCGAAGTGTACCAAACGGTGCTTGCATACGTCGAGGAGAACGACACGCGACGCATCGTCCAGCTCGTTATTTACACCGGCGTCATCGCGATGGTCAGGAAAGTTATCATTTTCCGAACGAGCGAGTATCCCACACTCGAAGATGCCGTCTTCGCCGCTGGTTCGTATGCGATCATTATCTTCGCGCTAGTCGGGCTACTATTTGCCGAACGAGTCTACGGGAACGGTTCCACGCTACTATCCGACTAG
- a CDS encoding CoA-binding protein, translated as MPTDDQLQELLDTTTTIAVVGCSSTPGKDAHEVPKYLLAAGYDVIPINPFAEEIFDRDAYDSLADVPDKIDLVNVFRPSDEVPEIVDAALDREDEPAIWLQLGITHDGAVSRAEDAGRRVVQDHCLKVQHQRLLA; from the coding sequence ATGCCAACTGACGACCAACTGCAAGAATTACTCGATACGACAACTACTATCGCCGTCGTCGGGTGTTCCTCGACGCCCGGCAAGGATGCCCACGAGGTCCCGAAATATCTCCTCGCTGCTGGCTACGACGTCATCCCGATCAATCCCTTCGCCGAGGAGATATTCGACCGCGACGCGTACGATTCACTCGCCGACGTCCCCGACAAAATTGACCTCGTGAACGTCTTTCGCCCGAGCGACGAAGTACCCGAAATCGTCGACGCAGCACTGGATCGCGAAGACGAGCCAGCAATCTGGCTCCAGCTTGGCATTACCCACGATGGGGCTGTTTCGCGTGCCGAAGACGCCGGTCGGCGGGTCGTCCAAGACCACTGTTTGAAGGTCCAACACCAGCGACTGCTCGCCTGA
- a CDS encoding DUF5798 family protein translates to MGFGDTAKKLQKVTGMAEDLYEKMNDLRGQIQSLREELETTSTQVDEMEQDLAEQRALLEALAEQQGLDVDAIVADAHIEDADTVPEAEAIDEGDEETAE, encoded by the coding sequence ATGGGATTTGGCGACACCGCAAAGAAGCTCCAGAAAGTCACCGGCATGGCAGAGGACCTCTACGAGAAGATGAACGATCTCCGGGGGCAGATCCAATCCCTCCGAGAAGAGCTCGAAACGACGAGCACACAGGTCGACGAGATGGAACAGGATCTCGCCGAGCAACGAGCGTTGTTGGAAGCGCTGGCCGAGCAACAGGGCCTCGACGTCGACGCAATCGTCGCGGATGCCCACATCGAAGACGCCGACACGGTGCCCGAGGCCGAAGCGATCGACGAGGGAGACGAGGAAACAGCCGAATAA
- a CDS encoding formate/nitrite transporter family protein, which produces MAEPDRVPSEPADTDVPTQGEVIPDRFSTDEVFQRIVADADHEVTSGVRELFFSALAAGFAITVTFLLYASLYPRTDGGIAAVMLYPLGFIYIIIGGYQLYTENTLPPVALTLERLVSIPTLLRHWLIVLIGNFAGGAAGAVVLAYGGVFSPEAAAVAVDLAHKGVETPIVSLFFKGAFAGFIVAGVVWLDFAVRDTVSRLVIVYLAFLAIPLGNLFHVVVSFTESIYTVLAGDLSVVVAMTEFVVPVAIGNTVGGIVLVTIVNYYQTSERRLEVDRFEHVRRLSIREWVLGNLAGRSYVPIVDTVEDIVRDPDSHRVLVPITNPRTETKLVRLACTFAAAREKGTVHAVHVVQTPGHVSSDEERHDRILEESDRLLEDVRRVGEQYDVGFETSTIVSTRSLEEVFDRARRTRPDLVVLGWGEDKLWDSARAEKPVHELTNRLPCDFLILKDRGLDCSRVLVPTAGGPDSSLSAEIAKILQAASDAKVTLLHVVDDQRHCDAGERFLAEWAAEHDLEAADQLVVAGDVERTIEREAEDHTLVMLGATERGLLARLVTGSLHLQVVNDVECSVALAERPHERAFWKRLFGRGRRRSIPSDRYQDDP; this is translated from the coding sequence ATGGCCGAACCCGATCGAGTACCCAGCGAACCGGCAGACACCGACGTGCCGACGCAGGGTGAGGTGATCCCGGATCGGTTCTCTACCGACGAAGTATTCCAGCGGATCGTCGCCGACGCCGATCACGAGGTGACCTCCGGGGTGCGGGAATTGTTTTTCAGCGCGCTGGCGGCCGGGTTCGCGATCACGGTCACGTTCTTGCTGTACGCGTCGCTGTACCCGCGGACGGACGGCGGTATCGCGGCGGTGATGCTCTACCCGCTCGGGTTCATTTACATCATCATCGGTGGCTACCAGTTATATACCGAAAATACGCTCCCGCCGGTAGCACTGACGCTCGAACGCCTGGTTTCGATCCCGACACTGTTGCGCCACTGGCTGATCGTCCTGATCGGTAACTTCGCCGGCGGCGCGGCCGGTGCAGTCGTCCTCGCCTACGGGGGCGTTTTCAGCCCCGAAGCCGCAGCGGTCGCGGTCGATCTGGCCCACAAGGGCGTCGAGACGCCGATCGTCTCGTTGTTCTTCAAGGGTGCCTTCGCCGGGTTCATCGTCGCTGGCGTCGTCTGGCTCGACTTTGCTGTCCGGGACACCGTCTCCAGACTCGTCATCGTCTACCTGGCGTTCCTGGCGATCCCGCTGGGGAACCTGTTTCACGTCGTCGTTTCGTTCACCGAGTCGATCTACACGGTTCTGGCGGGTGATTTGAGCGTTGTCGTCGCGATGACGGAGTTCGTCGTTCCGGTTGCAATCGGCAACACGGTCGGCGGGATCGTGCTCGTGACGATCGTCAACTACTATCAGACGAGCGAGCGACGCCTCGAAGTCGACCGTTTCGAACACGTCCGCAGGCTCTCGATCCGGGAGTGGGTACTGGGGAACCTCGCAGGCCGATCGTACGTGCCGATCGTCGACACAGTCGAAGACATCGTCCGCGATCCGGATTCCCACCGTGTTCTGGTCCCGATCACGAATCCACGAACGGAAACGAAGCTCGTGCGCTTGGCATGCACGTTCGCCGCCGCTCGTGAGAAGGGGACAGTGCATGCGGTTCACGTCGTCCAGACCCCCGGCCACGTCAGCAGCGACGAAGAACGCCACGATCGCATCCTCGAAGAGTCCGATCGGCTACTAGAAGACGTCCGACGTGTCGGCGAGCAGTACGACGTCGGCTTCGAGACGTCGACGATCGTCTCGACGCGTTCTCTAGAGGAAGTGTTCGATCGGGCACGGCGAACCCGCCCCGACCTGGTTGTACTCGGTTGGGGCGAGGACAAACTCTGGGACAGTGCCCGGGCCGAAAAGCCGGTACACGAACTGACGAACAGACTGCCCTGTGATTTCTTGATCCTGAAAGATCGCGGCCTGGACTGTTCGCGAGTGTTGGTGCCGACTGCAGGCGGTCCAGACTCGTCGCTGTCGGCCGAAATCGCCAAGATACTCCAGGCGGCAAGCGACGCCAAAGTCACGTTACTGCACGTCGTCGACGACCAACGCCACTGTGATGCGGGAGAGCGTTTCCTTGCCGAGTGGGCCGCCGAGCACGATCTCGAAGCCGCCGATCAACTGGTCGTCGCCGGGGACGTCGAGCGAACGATCGAACGGGAAGCCGAGGATCACACGCTGGTCATGCTCGGCGCGACCGAGCGCGGGCTGCTGGCTCGGCTGGTCACTGGCTCGTTGCACCTGCAGGTCGTCAACGATGTCGAGTGCTCGGTCGCACTCGCCGAACGGCCACACGAGCGAGCGTTCTGGAAGCGTCTGTTCGGTCGTGGACGACGCCGGTCGATTCCATCGGACCGATACCAGGACGATCCCTGA
- a CDS encoding mechanosensitive ion channel family protein, whose protein sequence is MTLLDSVVLQADSGLIARLLEGANVPYADVLGAMITFVLVSVGVYLLGRMTVVPLVNRVLKARDLDVHARTPIKKLTGALVVFVAIAVAFAFAGFGNILTALATIAAAATLAIGFAMQDVIANFVAGVFIFTDQPFRIGDWIEWDDRSGVVEDISLRVTRVRTFDNELLTVPNSTLTDGVIKNPVAKEQLRLKFVFGIGYDDDIDKATEIIVEEAQAHDEILDDPAPSVRLVELGDSSVGLQSRIWISDPSRGDFVQTRGEYVQAVKERFDEAGIDIPYPNRTIGGELEVADGAAIGELES, encoded by the coding sequence ATGACACTCCTCGACTCTGTCGTGTTACAGGCTGATTCCGGGCTCATCGCGCGCTTGTTGGAGGGCGCGAACGTACCCTATGCCGACGTGCTCGGGGCGATGATCACGTTCGTCCTAGTCTCGGTCGGCGTCTACCTCCTCGGTCGGATGACTGTCGTCCCACTGGTAAACCGTGTGTTGAAGGCCCGGGATCTGGACGTTCACGCGCGAACGCCGATCAAGAAGCTTACCGGTGCTCTGGTCGTGTTCGTCGCCATTGCGGTCGCGTTTGCCTTTGCGGGGTTCGGGAACATCCTCACCGCGCTGGCGACGATCGCCGCGGCCGCGACGCTTGCGATCGGGTTCGCTATGCAAGACGTGATCGCGAACTTCGTCGCCGGCGTGTTCATCTTCACGGACCAACCGTTCCGCATCGGCGACTGGATCGAATGGGACGACCGCAGCGGCGTCGTCGAGGATATCAGCCTCCGCGTGACGCGCGTGCGGACCTTCGACAACGAACTCCTGACGGTCCCAAACTCCACCCTGACCGACGGCGTCATCAAGAATCCGGTCGCCAAAGAGCAACTCCGTCTGAAGTTCGTCTTTGGGATCGGCTACGACGACGATATCGACAAAGCGACGGAAATCATCGTCGAGGAAGCACAGGCCCACGACGAAATCCTCGACGATCCCGCACCGTCGGTGCGTCTCGTCGAACTCGGCGACTCCTCGGTGGGCCTGCAATCGCGCATCTGGATTTCGGATCCGAGCCGCGGCGATTTCGTTCAAACCCGCGGTGAGTACGTCCAGGCTGTCAAGGAGCGATTCGACGAAGCGGGAATCGACATCCCGTATCCGAACCGTACGATCGGGGGCGAACTGGAGGTAGCAGACGGAGCCGCCATCGGGGAACTCGAGAGCTGA
- a CDS encoding YhbY family RNA-binding protein, protein MSDVTPSNAMHELDVTLWVGKHGVDAVADELDDQLTDRDLVKVKFLRAARGEGDVEALATELADHVEGTVVETRGHMAVLQG, encoded by the coding sequence ATGAGTGACGTAACTCCGAGCAACGCGATGCACGAACTCGATGTAACTCTCTGGGTCGGCAAACACGGCGTGGATGCCGTCGCCGACGAACTCGACGACCAACTCACGGACCGGGACCTGGTGAAAGTCAAATTCCTTCGAGCCGCCCGTGGAGAGGGTGACGTCGAAGCACTCGCGACCGAACTCGCCGACCACGTTGAGGGCACCGTTGTCGAGACACGAGGCCACATGGCGGTACTACAAGGATGA